In Streptomyces ambofaciens ATCC 23877, a single genomic region encodes these proteins:
- a CDS encoding AzlC family ABC transporter permease — translation MTEQTADPDTRAVGAKPDAAVVRDALGVGVAVGLSGFAFGVTSAGSGLTLPQTCALSLLVFTGASQFALVGALAAGGNPLTAAAGAFFLGVRNAFYGLRLSQLLALPRAVRPFAAQWVIDETTAVALAQPTRRGARIGFTVTGLTLYLLWNLTTLLGALGAEAIGDTDAWGLDAAGPAVFLALLAPMLTTTTERAVAALAVLLGLGLLPVLPAGVPVLVAASAAPVVLWARGRRAGEAGEGSAREGKR, via the coding sequence GTGACAGAACAGACAGCCGATCCCGACACGCGCGCCGTCGGAGCCAAGCCGGACGCCGCCGTCGTACGGGACGCCCTCGGGGTGGGAGTCGCCGTCGGACTGTCCGGGTTCGCCTTCGGGGTGACCTCGGCCGGCAGCGGGCTCACACTGCCGCAGACCTGCGCGCTCAGCCTCCTGGTGTTCACCGGAGCGTCCCAGTTCGCGCTCGTGGGTGCCCTCGCGGCCGGCGGCAACCCGCTCACCGCCGCAGCGGGAGCCTTCTTCCTGGGCGTGCGCAACGCCTTCTACGGACTGCGGCTGTCGCAGTTGCTGGCCCTCCCGCGCGCGGTGCGGCCGTTCGCCGCGCAGTGGGTCATCGACGAGACCACGGCCGTGGCCCTCGCGCAGCCGACGCGGCGCGGCGCCAGGATCGGGTTCACCGTCACCGGGCTCACCCTCTACCTGCTGTGGAACCTGACCACCCTGCTCGGCGCGCTGGGGGCGGAGGCCATCGGGGACACCGACGCCTGGGGGCTCGACGCCGCCGGCCCCGCGGTCTTCCTGGCCCTGCTCGCGCCGATGCTGACGACCACCACCGAGCGCGCGGTCGCCGCGCTGGCCGTCCTCCTGGGGCTCGGCCTGCTTCCCGTGCTGCCCGCCGGCGTGCCCGTCCTGGTGGCCGCTTCGGCGGCACCCGTCGTGCTGTGGGCGCGAGGACGCCGCGCTGGCGAGGCCGGAGAGGGCTCCGCGCGGGAGGGGAAGCGGTGA
- a CDS encoding AzlD domain-containing protein: protein MNVWIAIGVTAVGCYAVKLLGLLVPAGAMERPLVRRLAALLPVALLAALTAQQTFADGQALVLDARAAGVAAAAVALVLRAPFLLVVAAAVVVTAGVRAMGG, encoded by the coding sequence GTGAACGTCTGGATCGCCATCGGCGTGACGGCGGTGGGCTGCTACGCCGTCAAGCTCCTCGGCCTCCTGGTGCCCGCCGGCGCCATGGAGCGGCCCCTGGTGCGGCGCCTCGCCGCCCTGCTTCCCGTCGCTCTCCTCGCCGCGCTCACCGCCCAGCAGACCTTCGCCGACGGGCAGGCGCTCGTGCTGGACGCCCGGGCCGCGGGAGTCGCCGCGGCCGCCGTCGCGCTGGTGCTGCGCGCACCGTTCCTGCTCGTCGTCGCGGCGGCCGTGGTGGTGACCGCGGGGGTGCGAGCCATGGGCGGCTGA
- a CDS encoding DUF3046 domain-containing protein, with protein MRLTVFWERMTDHFGPGYADTFAHDHVMSELGGRTVHEALDAGWDAKDVWQVVCTVMNVPREQR; from the coding sequence ATGCGGTTGACGGTCTTCTGGGAGCGGATGACGGATCACTTCGGTCCGGGCTACGCCGACACCTTCGCGCACGATCACGTGATGTCGGAGCTGGGCGGGCGTACGGTGCACGAGGCGCTGGACGCCGGCTGGGACGCCAAGGACGTGTGGCAGGTGGTCTGCACCGTCATGAACGTGCCCCGGGAACAGCGCTGA
- a CDS encoding AI-2E family transporter — MAPTDETGQATRHASPTGTTPPTGPPADGTAGPGARMPRWLPRAMVLALTLIAVFQLGSWAFHQLTGLLINILIAFFLALAIEPAVSWMAGRGLRRGLATFLVFLAVLAAAAGFVTLLGSMLAGQIVKMVEDFPDYLDSVIAWVNGHFHTELRRVDIQEGLLRSDWLRNYVQNSATGVLDVSAQVLGGLFQLLTVLLFAFYFAADGPRLRRALCSVLPPARQAEVLRAWEIAVDKTGGYLYSRGLMALISGIAHYILLEILEVPYAPALAVWVGLVSQFIPTIGTYLAGALPMLIAFTVNPWYALWVLVFVVIYQQFENYVLQPKLTSKTVDIHPAVAFGSVVAGAALLGAVGALIAIPAIATLQAFLGAYVKRYDVTDDPRVHGRRGRRSVPGTSTRLRKLWARRPEHGSSATEGAGDGGSSQGRADT; from the coding sequence GTGGCACCCACTGACGAGACCGGGCAGGCGACCCGGCACGCATCCCCGACCGGCACGACGCCGCCCACCGGGCCCCCGGCCGACGGCACCGCCGGGCCGGGCGCCCGCATGCCGCGCTGGCTGCCGCGCGCCATGGTGCTGGCCCTCACGCTCATCGCCGTCTTCCAGCTGGGCAGCTGGGCCTTCCACCAGCTCACCGGCCTGCTGATCAACATCCTCATCGCGTTCTTCCTGGCTCTCGCCATCGAACCCGCGGTGAGCTGGATGGCCGGCCGCGGACTGCGCCGCGGGCTGGCCACCTTCCTCGTCTTCCTCGCCGTCCTGGCCGCCGCCGCGGGGTTCGTCACGCTGCTCGGTTCGATGCTGGCGGGCCAGATCGTCAAGATGGTCGAGGACTTCCCCGACTACCTCGACTCCGTCATCGCCTGGGTCAACGGCCACTTCCACACGGAGTTGAGACGGGTCGACATCCAGGAGGGACTGCTCCGCTCCGACTGGTTGCGCAACTACGTGCAGAACAGCGCCACGGGCGTCCTGGACGTGTCGGCCCAGGTCCTGGGCGGCCTGTTCCAGCTTCTGACGGTTCTGCTGTTCGCCTTCTACTTCGCCGCCGACGGCCCCCGGCTGCGGCGCGCGCTCTGCTCCGTCCTGCCGCCCGCCCGGCAGGCCGAGGTGCTGCGCGCGTGGGAGATCGCCGTGGACAAGACCGGCGGTTACCTGTACTCGCGCGGCCTGATGGCGCTGATCTCCGGCATAGCGCACTACATCCTGCTGGAGATCCTGGAGGTGCCCTACGCGCCCGCGCTCGCTGTGTGGGTCGGCTTGGTGTCGCAGTTCATCCCCACCATCGGCACCTATCTCGCGGGCGCCCTGCCCATGCTGATCGCCTTCACGGTCAACCCCTGGTACGCGCTGTGGGTACTGGTCTTCGTGGTGATCTATCAGCAGTTCGAGAACTACGTCCTCCAGCCCAAGCTGACGTCCAAGACCGTGGACATCCACCCGGCGGTCGCCTTCGGTTCGGTCGTCGCGGGCGCCGCCCTGCTCGGCGCCGTCGGCGCGCTGATCGCCATTCCGGCGATCGCCACCCTGCAGGCGTTCCTCGGGGCCTACGTGAAGCGCTACGACGTCACGGACGATCCCCGTGTCCACGGGCGCCGGGGCCGCCGCTCGGTGCCCGGGACATCGACGCGCCTGCGGAAGCTGTGGGCCCGCCGCCCGGAACACGGCAGTTCCGCAACGGAGGGGGCGGGAGACGGCGGCTCCTCCCAGGGCCGCGCCGACACGTGA
- the recA gene encoding recombinase RecA: protein MAGTDREKALDAALAQIERQFGKGAVMRMGDRSKEPIEVIPTGSTALDVALGVGGLPRGRVIEVYGPESSGKTTLTLHAVANAQKAGGQVAFVDAEHALDPEYAQKLGVDIDNLILSQPDNGEQALEIVDMLVRSGALDLIVIDSVAALVPRAEIEGEMGDSHVGLQARLMSQALRKITSALNQSKTTAIFINQLREKIGVMFGSPETTTGGRALKFYASVRLDIRRIETLKDGTDAVGNRTRVKVVKNKVAPPFKQAEFDILYGQGISREGGLIDMGVEHGFVRKAGAWYTYEGDQLGQGKENARNFLKDNPDLANEIEKKIKEKLGVGVRPEEPTATESGPDAATAESAPAVPAPATAKVTKAKAAAAKS, encoded by the coding sequence ATGGCAGGAACCGACCGCGAGAAGGCTCTTGACGCCGCACTCGCACAGATTGAACGGCAGTTCGGCAAGGGCGCGGTCATGCGCATGGGCGACCGGTCGAAGGAGCCCATCGAGGTCATCCCGACCGGGTCGACCGCGCTCGACGTGGCCCTCGGCGTCGGCGGCCTGCCGCGCGGCCGCGTCATCGAGGTCTACGGTCCGGAGTCCTCCGGTAAGACGACCCTGACCCTGCACGCCGTGGCGAACGCGCAGAAGGCCGGCGGCCAGGTGGCGTTCGTGGACGCGGAGCACGCCCTCGACCCCGAGTACGCGCAGAAGCTCGGCGTCGACATCGACAACCTGATCCTGTCCCAGCCGGACAACGGTGAGCAGGCCCTGGAGATCGTGGACATGCTGGTCCGCTCCGGCGCCCTCGACCTCATCGTCATCGACTCCGTCGCCGCGCTCGTCCCGCGCGCGGAGATCGAGGGCGAGATGGGTGACAGCCACGTCGGTCTCCAGGCCCGGCTGATGAGCCAGGCGCTGCGGAAGATCACCAGCGCGCTCAACCAGTCCAAGACCACCGCGATCTTCATCAACCAGCTCCGCGAGAAGATCGGCGTCATGTTCGGCTCCCCGGAGACCACGACCGGTGGCCGGGCGCTCAAGTTCTACGCCTCGGTGCGACTCGACATCCGACGCATCGAGACGCTCAAGGACGGCACCGACGCGGTCGGCAACCGCACGCGCGTCAAGGTCGTCAAGAACAAGGTCGCGCCGCCCTTCAAGCAGGCCGAGTTCGACATCCTCTACGGCCAGGGCATCAGCCGCGAGGGCGGCCTGATCGACATGGGCGTGGAGCACGGCTTCGTCCGCAAGGCCGGCGCCTGGTACACGTACGAGGGCGACCAGCTCGGCCAGGGCAAGGAGAACGCGCGCAACTTCCTGAAGGACAACCCCGACCTCGCCAACGAGATCGAGAAGAAGATCAAGGAGAAGCTGGGCGTCGGAGTCCGTCCCGAGGAGCCGACGGCCACCGAGTCCGGACCGGACGCCGCGACGGCCGAATCCGCACCGGCGGTGCCCGCGCCCGCGACCGCCAAGGTCACCAAGGCCAAGGCCGCGGCAGCCAAGAGCTGA
- the recX gene encoding recombination regulator RecX, which produces MTRRTDWAEYAYPDAAARERERRRPGGHGSAGTDDGAYGAAAAPYETDLSAAADVPAGVFAPNGAGDMDDTEGRYDTGETHDAGSPGGGARRGDGGAPGGGGRGRGTGGGRGRRRREPAEPFAEDGGDVSSSRAEQGEPPRDPVEQARAICLRLLTGTPRTRRQLADALRKREIPDEAAEEVLSRFEEVGLINDGAFADAWVESRHHGRGLARRALARELRTKGVEPTLIDAAVSRLDSEQEEETARELVDRKLRATRGLDRDKRLRRLAGMLARKGYPEGMALRVVRQALEEEGEDTEFLGDGEF; this is translated from the coding sequence GTGACACGACGAACCGACTGGGCCGAGTACGCCTACCCGGATGCCGCTGCGCGCGAGCGTGAGCGGAGGAGACCGGGTGGCCACGGCTCCGCCGGGACGGACGACGGCGCGTACGGGGCGGCTGCGGCCCCGTACGAGACCGACCTGTCCGCCGCCGCGGATGTCCCGGCCGGCGTCTTCGCGCCGAACGGCGCGGGGGACATGGACGACACCGAGGGCAGGTACGACACGGGGGAGACGCACGACGCCGGTTCGCCCGGCGGCGGGGCGCGCCGCGGTGACGGCGGGGCGCCCGGCGGTGGCGGACGGGGCCGGGGAACCGGCGGCGGGCGGGGGCGTCGACGGCGCGAGCCTGCGGAGCCCTTCGCCGAGGACGGAGGTGACGTCTCCTCGTCGAGGGCCGAGCAGGGGGAGCCTCCGCGGGACCCGGTCGAGCAGGCACGGGCGATCTGCCTGCGCCTGCTCACCGGGACCCCGCGCACACGCAGACAACTCGCCGACGCCCTGCGCAAGCGGGAGATCCCCGACGAGGCCGCGGAGGAGGTGCTGTCCCGGTTCGAGGAGGTCGGGCTGATCAACGACGGCGCCTTCGCCGACGCCTGGGTGGAGTCCCGCCATCACGGGCGTGGTCTGGCCCGGCGCGCGCTCGCCAGGGAACTGCGCACCAAGGGCGTCGAACCCACGCTCATCGACGCGGCGGTCTCCCGACTGGACTCCGAACAGGAGGAGGAGACGGCACGCGAGCTGGTCGACCGGAAGCTCCGCGCCACCCGAGGCCTCGACCGCGACAAGAGGCTGCGCCGCCTCGCGGGCATGCTGGCCCGCAAGGGCTACCCCGAGGGCATGGCCCTACGGGTGGTCCGCCAGGCGCTGGAGGAGGAGGGCGAGGACACGGAGTTCCTCGGCGACGGGGAGTTCTGA
- a CDS encoding rhodanese-like domain-containing protein, with the protein MSEPTGIDTLLERVRSGYRRIAPRAAYEAAEAGAALLVDIRYAALRERDGVIPGALVVERNELEWRLDPQGSHRLPEATGHDLRVVVVCDEGYASSLAAESLHRLGLYRATDLIGGFQAWRAAGLPVTAP; encoded by the coding sequence GTGAGTGAGCCGACCGGAATCGACACACTCCTGGAGCGGGTGCGCAGCGGCTACCGGCGGATCGCGCCGCGCGCCGCGTACGAGGCCGCCGAGGCCGGTGCGGCGCTGCTGGTGGACATCCGGTACGCCGCCCTGCGCGAGCGGGACGGCGTGATCCCCGGCGCCCTGGTGGTCGAGCGCAACGAACTGGAGTGGCGCCTCGATCCGCAGGGCAGCCACCGTCTTCCCGAAGCCACGGGCCATGACCTGCGCGTGGTCGTGGTGTGTGACGAGGGCTACGCCTCCAGCCTGGCGGCGGAGTCCCTGCACCGCTTGGGCCTGTACCGGGCCACCGATCTGATCGGCGGGTTCCAGGCGTGGCGGGCGGCCGGACTGCCGGTGACCGCCCCCTAG
- a CDS encoding cysteine dioxygenase → MAASTPTQAELLDFVRRTAADADLIASLPLDPEGRTWVRLAGPGGSEAWLIGWPPGTGTGWHDHAESVGAFVTAAGELTEHALAARLPTDGWKTLELTDGVDRERRLSAGEGRAFGRHHVHEVLNESPDRHAVSVHAYYPPLPQIRRYSRTGQTLRLEQVERPEDWQ, encoded by the coding sequence GTGGCCGCGTCCACTCCCACCCAGGCAGAACTCCTCGACTTCGTACGGCGCACGGCCGCCGACGCGGACCTGATCGCCTCCCTGCCGCTCGACCCCGAGGGTCGCACCTGGGTGCGGCTGGCCGGACCGGGCGGCAGCGAGGCCTGGCTGATCGGCTGGCCGCCCGGCACGGGCACCGGCTGGCACGACCACGCCGAGTCCGTCGGCGCCTTCGTGACCGCCGCGGGCGAGCTCACGGAGCATGCCCTCGCCGCCCGCCTGCCCACCGACGGCTGGAAGACCCTGGAACTCACCGACGGCGTGGACCGGGAGCGCCGGCTGTCGGCCGGAGAAGGACGTGCCTTCGGCCGGCATCACGTGCACGAGGTGCTCAACGAGTCGCCCGACCGGCACGCGGTCTCCGTACACGCCTACTACCCGCCCCTGCCGCAGATCCGCCGCTACAGCCGCACCGGACAGACCCTGCGGCTGGAGCAGGTCGAGCGCCCGGAGGACTGGCAGTGA
- a CDS encoding putative leader peptide, producing the protein MTDTHVRLWRRVHMDLVRYAGCVCRPSC; encoded by the coding sequence GTGACCGACACCCATGTGCGCCTGTGGCGGAGGGTCCATATGGACCTCGTCCGCTATGCGGGCTGCGTGTGTCGCCCGTCCTGCTGA
- a CDS encoding FAD-dependent monooxygenase: MDPVIITGAGPVGLTLALALARQEVPCVVLDESPGKDEPRPSRTVVLREDTVALVERLTGTPLAGLGSRWAGWRSMRRKQVIRQVEFGEADPAPLHIAQHELTGVLRTAIAREPLVETAVDSRLDSVEQETSGVTAHTRGPSGTWWRGSYLVGCDGSRSTVRKLQDIRFPGRTAVERYAVAALRTELPWTDEALLHRMPPWRTTGPSAGEIVARPLPDGVWRLDWLLPPGKDLVTPELLVNRVRETLTGWAGGTTPSYELLDTGVHTVHHRLARRWRVGRVLLAGDAAHLLGTLGTQGLEEGLRDADNLAWKLALAWHHGPHEALLDSYQEERRTAIAARLRAADQVLPLLRGGGGLRSYVPGSARGNDALIADGHLGRGALGAPGTYAESPLAPAGLTGEVAVGTPPGEPVTDVRVTAEDGTFVRLRDRLGLGALLVLLIAPGTGVWDRKHWVTAGIMPRLAAAVTALPCRAELLVAEAYPGAAAHTVLLVRPDGHLVTALSGVRPADLYAAAEAVLGGASTAAEETAEAGAAAGSR; this comes from the coding sequence GTGGACCCGGTGATCATCACCGGAGCGGGGCCCGTCGGGCTCACGCTCGCCCTGGCACTGGCGCGGCAGGAGGTGCCCTGTGTCGTCCTCGACGAGAGTCCGGGCAAGGACGAGCCGCGCCCCTCGCGCACCGTCGTCCTGCGCGAGGACACCGTCGCCCTCGTCGAGCGGCTGACCGGCACGCCCCTGGCGGGGCTGGGTTCCCGTTGGGCCGGATGGCGGTCGATGCGGCGCAAGCAGGTGATCCGCCAGGTCGAGTTCGGCGAGGCCGATCCGGCGCCGCTGCACATCGCCCAGCACGAGCTGACCGGCGTCCTGCGCACCGCGATCGCCCGGGAGCCCCTCGTCGAGACGGCGGTGGACAGCCGGCTGGACAGCGTCGAGCAGGAGACATCGGGCGTCACGGCCCACACCCGCGGCCCCAGCGGCACCTGGTGGCGCGGCAGTTACCTGGTCGGCTGCGACGGCTCCCGCTCGACCGTCCGCAAGCTCCAGGACATCCGTTTCCCCGGCCGCACGGCGGTGGAACGATACGCCGTCGCCGCGCTGCGCACCGAACTCCCGTGGACCGACGAGGCGCTGCTCCACCGGATGCCGCCGTGGCGCACGACCGGTCCGTCGGCCGGCGAGATCGTCGCCCGTCCCCTGCCGGACGGCGTGTGGCGCCTGGACTGGCTGCTGCCGCCCGGCAAGGACCTCGTCACCCCGGAACTCCTGGTGAACCGGGTCCGCGAGACCCTCACCGGCTGGGCCGGGGGAACGACCCCGTCGTACGAACTCCTCGACACCGGCGTCCACACGGTCCACCATCGGCTGGCCCGCCGCTGGCGGGTGGGCCGCGTGCTCCTCGCCGGGGACGCGGCACATCTGCTGGGCACCCTCGGCACGCAGGGTCTCGAGGAAGGACTGCGGGACGCCGACAACCTCGCCTGGAAACTGGCCCTGGCCTGGCACCACGGCCCGCACGAGGCATTGCTCGACAGCTACCAGGAGGAGCGGCGCACCGCGATCGCCGCACGGCTGCGCGCCGCCGACCAGGTGCTGCCGCTGCTGCGCGGCGGCGGGGGCCTGCGTTCCTACGTCCCCGGCTCGGCCCGCGGCAACGACGCGCTGATCGCGGACGGTCATCTGGGGCGCGGAGCGCTCGGTGCGCCGGGGACGTACGCCGAGTCGCCGCTGGCGCCTGCCGGCCTCACCGGGGAAGTGGCCGTCGGCACCCCGCCCGGAGAGCCCGTCACCGATGTGCGGGTCACGGCGGAGGACGGCACCTTCGTGCGGCTGCGCGACCGGCTCGGGCTCGGGGCTCTGCTGGTGCTGCTGATCGCCCCGGGCACGGGGGTGTGGGACCGCAAACACTGGGTGACCGCCGGGATCATGCCCCGACTGGCGGCGGCGGTGACGGCACTGCCGTGCCGTGCCGAGCTGCTGGTCGCCGAGGCCTACCCGGGCGCCGCGGCACACACGGTGCTGTTGGTGCGGCCCGACGGTCACCTGGTCACGGCGCTGAGCGGGGTGCGGCCGGCCGACCTGTACGCGGCGGCCGAGGCGGTGCTCGGCGGGGCGTCGACGGCCGCGGAGGAGACGGCGGAGGCGGGAGCCGCGGCCGGATCCCGCTGA